Proteins encoded together in one Argiope bruennichi chromosome 1, qqArgBrue1.1, whole genome shotgun sequence window:
- the LOC129962371 gene encoding uncharacterized protein LOC129962371: MVLRSRGLVDIESSSIETASSASEVDLTLYTEESRIGNVVKVFSSTHRFKNGRLVYSTTQEACPQLDEEIKRFNHWWKSQGPGKLKSIEEKEPSFQNKYTRKKLCDIFRDIQKQEIIKRYERARRKDPISCKSLPSMETARFKKQLTFKAKSPLISEEVVISRKIKDQAACLPRCEKKVSRNFSSDCSTESKAENLQSESEGGKVTFRASWLHRSPRKSQRSTSGNLVENRELNRMHFGCNSSQKTIQNKATPVLKGSKLQSSVSVTRILPSRPRSMPNRNLSSSSDRGMRLKSPLNNRNNKQTDSNQSFKHCADYKNSRYPFACEQDEPSYSPCKHFNLYDMHRTREPLHANADFDDNVNNSSDNNTSVCTIFYEANGDWINEGQESCIYKSHQDEGKYHSKNHIKTVEGLTYTSSPKFSRKCLSGNSRKIHAKDDLDNSIKCFAKCHTKHQDEHEVSIMTGIVSHYNNDKYEDDKYEAMKAIENFVNEEALEKFSKRCGDSIDKLNCKVLNTAARKQFYKEIIDCCQQARNNENRKRK, translated from the exons ATGGTATTGCGCAGTAGAGGACTCGTCGACATCGAGAGTTCATCTATAGAGACGGCCTCTTCTGCTTCGGAAGTGGATTTGACTTTGTACACTGAAGAATCTCGAATAGGCAATGTGGTGAAGGTCTTCTCATCGACTCACAGGTTCAAGAATGGGCGACTCGTCTACTCTACTACGCAGGAAGCGTGTCCCCAGCTGGATGAAGAGATTAAGAGATTCAATCATTGGTGGAAGTCTCAAGGGCCTGGAAAACTGAAAAGTATTGAGG AAAAGGAACcaagtttccaaaataaatacaCCAGAAAAAAGCTATGTGACATTTTTAGAGatattcaaaaacaagaaattatCAAAAGATACGAAAGAGCACGCA GGAAAGATCCAATTTCTTGTAAATCTCTGCCTTCTATGGAAACGGCACGTTTTAAGAAACAGCTTACCTTTAAAGCAAAAAGTCCATTAATTTCGGAGGAAGtagtaatttcaagaaaaataaaagatcaaGCCGCTTGCCTTCCTCGCTGTGAAAAAAAGGTCTCCCGAAATTTCTCTTCTGATTGTAGCACTGAAAGCAAAGCAGAAAACCTCCAAAGTGAATCAGAAGGTGGAAAAGTGACTTTCCGAGCATCGTGGCTTCACAGGTCACCTCGGAAAAGCCAGCGGAGCACTAGTGGTAATTTAGTAGAAAATAGAGAACTTAATCGAATGCACTTCGGTTGCAATTCGTCACAGAAAACAATCCAGAATAAAGCGACGCCAGTTTTAAAGGGCAGCAAATTGCAAAGCAGTGTGTCAGTTACTCGAATCCTTCCTAGTCGTCCTCGATCAATGCCAAATCGCAATTTAAGCTCATCTTCTGATCGCGGAATGCGGCTCAAATCGCCGTTGAATAAtagaaacaacaaacaaactGATAGTAACCAGTCATTCAAGCATTGCGctgattataaaaattcaagataTCCCTTTGCATGTGAACAAGATGAGCCTAGTTATTCGCCATGTAAGCATTTCAACTTATATGACATGCACAGAACGCGCGAACCTCTTCATGCGAATGCTGATTTTGATGACAATGTCA ATAATTCGAGTGATAACAATACAAGCGTGTGCACGATTTTTTACGAAGCAAATGGAGATTGGATAAATGAAGGCCAAGAGTCCTGTATTT ATAAAAGTCATCAAGATGagggaaaatatcattctaaaaatCACATTAAGACAGTTGAAGGATTGACATACACTTCATCTCCAAAGTTCTCCCGCAAATGTTTGAGCGGAAACTCAAGAAAAATCCATGCTAAAGATGATTTAGACAATAGCATCAAATGTTTCGCTAAATGTCACACAAAACATCAGGATGAGCACGAAGTTTCTATAATGACGGGGATTGTGTCCCATTATAATAATGACAAATATGAAGATGATAAATATGAAGCAATGAAAGCCATCGAGAATTTTGTTAATGAAGAAGCCCttgaaaaatttagcaaaagaTGTGGAGATTCTATCGACAAATTGAACTGCAAAGTTTTAAACACAGCCGCAcgcaaacaattttataaagagatTATTGATTGTTGTCAACAAGCAAGAAATAACGAGAATAGGAAAAGAAAATGA